A stretch of DNA from Ascaphus truei isolate aAscTru1 unplaced genomic scaffold, aAscTru1.hap1 HAP1_SCAFFOLD_3308, whole genome shotgun sequence:
AAGTATTTTCAGTTTCATGGTTCTGTTGGAAAAGTATTTAATATATTCTGTAAAGATACTTTTTTTAATACTTACATCGTCTACTTGCTGTTCCAGTTTAGTTTTGGCTTTTGTCAGAGAACTGACTTTGTCCTCTTCAGCCTGAAGATCATCAAGTGTTTGCTGGTGAGCCTCTTGGAGGGCCTTCTTCTCCTTGGTAACCTTTGTGATATTCTCATCAAGTGATGACATTTCTTCCGTAAGGTTTTTCACCTGAACGTAGGGACGAaagagaataaataaataactattgTTGTATGACATTTAGGTCATAGTGTTTCGCTTCAGCGCCGTTCCACACACCTTGTTTTCTGTGGCGTGTTTTTCCTTTTCTACTTTGGCCAAAGTAAGTTCCAGGTCATCAATGTCCTTCTTCAGCTCAGAGCATTCATCCTCCAGCTTCCTCTTCTTGGCTGTTAGCTCAGCATTGCTTTCCTCCTCATCTTCAAGTCTCTCTGTAAGCTCCTTGATTTTGGCTTCCAGGTGGATTTTGCTTTTGATGAGGCCTTCACATCTTTCCTCTGCATCAGCCAGGTTTTCATTTTCCTATTTGAATATGAGATGCAAATCAGCAATCTACATTACCACATACTTATGGTTTTTGttacatatatttgtatttaaatcTTCTTACCGACTGACACTGCAGCTGTAAATCATTCTTTTCTTGCAGTAGGGCAACCATTTTCTCTTCCAGTTCCTTTTTTCTTGCTTCTGACTTAACCAGTGCTTCCTTGGTCTTCACAAACTCCTCTTTCATGTTTGCCATCTCCTTCTCAGTCTCGGCACTCTGCAGGAGAGGTTTAATCTTGAAGTACAGCTTCATCCATGGCCAGTGTTTGACGCTCATGAACGACCTGACATTGTACTGGATAACAAAGCAAGCGTCTCTGTTTGGAAAAAATGTAGAAGGAAGGTTAAATTAAAAAGTTACTTTTCTATCTACCATTTTTGACAGATTGTAGTGTAATCAATACCTTCGTTCCACCATTTTCTTGAACTCAATTCTCATCAAGTAACCTCTACAACGAGCCTGGGTGCGAGTGATAAGTTGGGCTAACTTGTCATCTCTCATTTCTTCCAGAACACCCAGAAGACCAGCTTTGAAGAACACCTGTAAGCAAATAAGTAATTGTTAGATATCCAAAGAGGTGATAAAGTCACTTCACCTTTAATGTATTGACAATGTATTTTCGTACCTTGGTGTGCCCAAATCTATATTGAGCGTGATCAATATCAATAGAGCCCAGAAGTTTCTCAGAAGCCTTCTTGCTGTCAATAAACTCCCCAGCTGGAATTGCGCTTGCGTTCAGCACTTTGTAACTTCACCATTAAAGTGAAAGACAGATTAGTTGAAATAATTGTCATAAAGAATAAGACCAAATAGCTGTGCATTGAATAATGTTAATCACTTCAGTGGTCCATTAAACTGAATCCTAAACCCAGACAGTAAAGACGGTGTCACCTGAAGCAGCAAATATATCCCTGTTGTGGATAGCCCACAATAAACAGGATCATAGTGTAGGAAAATACTTGCTGCTGTTTGGTTAATGTGGCTCGGTAGATCACCACCTGGATGAATAGTAGTAACAGGACAGCGCCGGTGTTCACAGCACTCCCAATGTCAAAACTGCACCTTGGTCTTGACTAAGGGCATGTATTTTGGCTCAAAACATTTGGAGTGTTGTGGACACTGCTGCGTACCTGAAACAGTCCATGTGATTATTACATGTAGCTGTTTATTGTTGTAGGTGACAAGTTGAATTTCAAGAAATGTATCTTGTTGCTGTATTTCATGGATtcattatagaaaaaaaaatcaccaattaGGAATTAATAGATACATTTGAGTTTTCAAGGTCTTGTAAGAGTTGTTGATAATTACCGTTGTTTGAAGTCACCATAGAGGATTCTGCTGGGGAATCCCTTCCTGCAGATCCTGATACCTTCCAGCACACCGTTACATCTCAGCTGGTGGATGATCAGCGGGTTCTCCATGGTACCTGGAAGTATGGAAATAGATATGTTTAATAGCGTAAGAAAGGGTAAACGATATTGGACCATATATTTATtacaccatatttactaagcattgctGTTTCACAAAACACTTTGTGGCCCATTCACTCGAGTGTTATGGAATAGcgccatttagtaaatatgggccattgtgTCTTCATTAGGAAGTTGTATGAAACACTTTACCAGGAGTCTTGCTCTCATTGGGAATCAGACAACGCACAAAGTGTGGGTGAGTGCTTCTCAGGTTTGTCATAAGCTTGTTCAGATTTTCCTGTAGAAGAACGAACACATGGTCTtagaaccttctttttttttagaTGAATAGAGGAACCTAGTGTACTGTAGTCATGTACATAATTTAGCTATACATCCAATTTTAAACTTACCCTGAACAGAGCAGACACGGTCTGGAAAGAGCttcccttctttttctttccaCTCTTTGCATCAGCTGCAAAGTAATTAAGACAATGGGATTACAAAAATCATCACGGGACACGGGAAAAAAAAGAAGTATTACATTATAGCTGCACAATTATTACCATCAGCAGCAGTAGCATAGCTGGCGTAGAGGAAGGACAGCAGTTTAACTGAAGACTTCTGGTAGAGTAGAATAACAGACTCATTCAGTGGGTCCTTATTCTTGATGAGCCAGCCAGTGATGTTGTAATCCACAGTACCAGCATAATGCACCAGAGCGAAATGAGCTTCAAGCTTCCCTTTGCCAGGCTTGGGCTTCTCAAAGTTGTTGCACTTGCCCAGATGCTGGTCGTACAGCTTGTTCTTGAAGGAGGTGTCAGTAGCCTTGGGGAACATGCACTCCTCTTCAAGGATAGAGAAAATTCCCATTGGCTGAAAATAGAAATGCAAAGCTGGTAAGTTCCAATACAACATTTAGCTCTGTTTCTGAAGAccggttttatttatttagagaCCCACCTTCTCAATAAGCTCAATGCAAGCAGCCAGATCCATACCGAAGTCAATGAATTCCCATTCAATGCCTTCCTTCTTATACTCTTCCTGTTCCAGAACAAACATGTGGTGGTTGAAGAACTGTTGCAGTTTTTCATTGGTGAAATTGATGCAGAGCTGCTCCAAGCTGTTgtactgtaaaaatgtattgcacATAAGGTGTCAGAAATGGATTGAACCTAAATCAGCTTTTCCAATGGTTTACACTCTGCATGAAACAACAATTGGTTTCTACACATTTATAAGTAGTAGACCTTACATTAAAGATTTCAAACCCAGCAATATCCAGGACACCAATGAAGTATTGTCTTGGTTGCTTGGTATCCAGCTGTTGATTGATACGAGCGACCATCCACAAGAACAGCTTCTCATAAATTGATTTGCCGAGAGCACCAACAGAGTTGTAGACCTGAGGAGAGTAATAATGTCTTTTTAATCTGTCTACACTATTTTAATGAAGGCTAAATTATGAAATTGTAAATGAATTACCTGTTGGACAGTCTGTCCCTTGGTGACATATTCATTGCCGACCTTTACCCTTGGATAGCACAAACCCTTCAACAAGTCGGCAGAATTCAGGCCCATCAAGTAACCGATTTTATCAGCAACTACAAATTGAAGATACAGCATATTATGCCCTTGGAATAGTCTTTGTGTTGGTGCAGTTAAGACAAGTCTGCATACATCTAGTGGGAAAAGGTTCACGTACCTTCAGTGCCATCAGGCTCAGCCTGCTCCTCTCTCTGCTTTTCCTTGAATTTCAGGTTACTGTGGTGCATGACTGCTCCAGTCATCTTGTAGATCCCAATCTTTTCCTCTTGGATGAAACCCAAGATATCGATGGCGTTCTGTGAATATAAAGAGTTATTAgcttacattcaatatttatacCTGTGGGTTATTGATCTCTTGCATTACTTACATCAGTAGCCAACCACTCCTCCACGTCATCAATACTCTTCACAGAAATCTCACCCATGCTGAGAGTGGGGTAATCGTATGGGTTGGTGGTGATAAGAAGCATCTCTGAATGTTGAAACATAAACAAAATGCTGTCTGAAATCTGATGCAGTAATAGTGGGGTACCCTGGTGGATGCATATCACCCAGGACCATGTGTTTTTGATACACATTACATTTCTTCTTAAACATGAACAGATGTTAACTCACATTACATTATTTTAATCACATTTTGAATTTCCCATTTATATATCAGGCAAAACAAAAAATGGTAAATTACCAACAACTTCTGGTTTCTTGTTTGTCATGATCTGGTAGAAGATATGGTAGCTTCTCTCAGCTGCAAGCTGGAATGTTACTCTGGATTTTTCCAGTAAGTCTGCAATTGTAGACGATTATATATCAGCAATGTAAGTGAGTGTATTATTGAGGGGAAAATAGACTTAATAGACAAACCAATTCTTACATGTTTCAATATCTGCAGAAGATAGCTTCCCTGTGGTTCCGAAGTGAATTCTGATGAATTTACCCTAGAAATTGGgattgtaacaatgtatttttttaataagtaTGACATTGTCGGAGTTACACACATAAAAAGAGAGAAATATTCCTGTAACTTACAAAGCGAGATGAATTGTCATTTCTCAAAGTCTTGGCATTACCGAAGGCCTCCAGGAGAGGGTTAGCCTGAATGATTTGATCTTCAAGTGTTCCCTGTAAATAGCAAGGTCAGTATTATTCAATTTGCATGGAATTTCCTCACAATCTTTGAACATAGAGACACATTTTGTAGTGATTAAAATGTTTGCTTCTAGTAGAAGGCTCGTCTGAATGATTTGATCTTCCAGTGTTTCCTTCTTTTCCTGTGAAGCCACACACTCCTGGTTCAGTTTGCAGAGTAGATGAGCACAAACATCATGGCTGGGCAGGCccttatgatatatatatatatcaaactgtGATTAGAAGGGTTAATACGGCTTTCTCAAGCTCTGGGGCATGTTGTGAAGCTGATTCAAAAGGAAGGGGAGGATGGTAAAAAGATTATTCTGTTGTCTGTAAACCATGTCAAAAGACAGGACGAGGAGCggggtgtgtacagtatatgggatGTGGTGTGAATATAGAGGAGAAAATAGCAGATATGGTGCTGATTATAGTGTGCAGATATCACCTGTAGTATTGCACTAAATAATGGACAATGGGGTGTAAAGGCTGTCACAATTTACCAGGATTAGTTTCTGGTACCCACAAGGTCAGGTGATTTCCGCTCTCAAATATTTTAAGATTACAACTGAGATGGAATAAGGGAAAGAGGCATTCTCCAAATGCACCTATGGGAACAGCAGGCTCCTATTATTATTCTGAAGGGAGGAAGAAGTACGTATTGTAGTGTGAGTCTCTCCTAATGAAGCAAATCCTGCCCCATTAGCGAGGAGTGTATGGATTAGGTTGACCAACATTTGAAGTGAATGAGTGTGCCCGGTGCTGCTCTATACGTGgccctgtgtatgtatgtctttatttatggtCCTGCTCTATACGTGgccctgtgtatgtatgtctttatttatggtCCTGCTCTATACGTGgccctgtgtatgtatgtctttatttatggtCCTGCTCTATACGTGgccctgtgtatgtatgtctttatttatggtACTGCTCTATACGTGgccctgtgtatgtatgtctttatttatggtCCTGCTCTATACGTGGCCCTGTGTATGTATGAACACTTCACCTGTAGCTTGTTGACAACTTCCTTTTTCTTCGAAGGGTCTACAGCAGCTGCAATTGTTGCAAAGTACTGGATGACACGTTTGGTGTTGACCGTTTTCCCAGCTCCTGATTCTCCGCTGTTGAAAGTAGAAGATAAAACATAGCAGCAATGTCTGTCACGCCGAGGACTTTCCCAGAACTGGTGAGCCCCTGGACCAGACACGGTGATTTCGCTGTGAGACCCCCACTCCGGAGAAGTTTCGCGGTAATTTCCCTGTTCGTTGTTTATCAGTGAAGATGACATGATTATAATTCCCAGCGTTCCCCTCTTGGATTGACTACAATCCCACGTTCCCCCCTCACCAGGGAGTCCTCTATTCATAAGAAAATGTTGCTTCTTATCTACATTTCTCGCAGTTCAGATGATATGTCAAAATGGGACAGAATTGGAGTTCTAGCTCCTGTAATAGCTGAGGTTAATAATGAGCTCATTTCACTTACGTAATCAGGATAGACTGGTTTTCACGATCTGAAAAAGAAGATGTGCAGTCAATTCATttttgtcaatgtgtgtgtgtgtgtgtatggatatatatatatatacacacacatgtatcttGAGAAGATAACTTATGTATTTAGTGCAGGTACAGGCTAATATGGGGATTACCCTGATGGGGTTAGAGGCATGAATAATTTTTCtctcaaaagatgcaactaaatgactCATTTGTTataagacttaggggcctattcacaaagcagtgttaAGCTGTTTAATGGGCGATAAACGCCCTTATTGCGCGATACTGCCCGCtgtgctattcacaaagcagtgataacagcgcagtatcgcgctataatggcctTTTAACGACCATTAACAGCCAGAGGCAAAAAGTTGTCCGACAagcaaaaaaaagacaaaatcGCTATTGTTTACCAGTAAtagctattcactaaacagtgataagcttATCGAACTTTTAAAaaacttggatttttttcttagtgaataccatttttaccAATATGTTTTAGTGCG
This window harbors:
- the LOC142483514 gene encoding myosin-13-like, translating into MGDAEMAHFGEAAPYLRKSDKERLEAQNKPFDARNSCFVHDDKELYIKGLITAREGGKITVDTERGNTVTVREDQVNPQNPPKFDKIEDMAMLTHLNEASVLFNLKERYAAWMIYTYSGLFCVTVNPYKWLPVYNPEVVNNYRGKKRQEAPPHIFSISDNAYQFMLTDRENQSILITGESGAGKTVNTKRVIQYFATIAAAVDPSKKKEVVNKLQGTLEDQIIQANPLLEAFGNAKTLRNDNSSRFGKFIRIHFGTTGKLSSADIETYLLEKSRVTFQLAAERSYHIFYQIMTNKKPEVVEMLLITTNPYDYPTLSMGEISVKSIDDVEEWLATDNAIDILGFIQEEKIGIYKMTGAVMHHSNLKFKEKQREEQAEPDGTEVADKIGYLMGLNSADLLKGLCYPRVKVGNEYVTKGQTVQQVYNSVGALGKSIYEKLFLWMVARINQQLDTKQPRQYFIGVLDIAGFEIFNYNSLEQLCINFTNEKLQQFFNHHMFVLEQEEYKKEGIEWEFIDFGMDLAACIELIEKPMGIFSILEEECMFPKATDTSFKNKLYDQHLGKCNNFEKPKPGKGKLEAHFALVHYAGTVDYNITGWLIKNKDPLNESVILLYQKSSVKLLSFLYASYATAADADAKSGKKKKGSSFQTVSALFRENLNKLMTNLRSTHPHFVRCLIPNESKTPGTMENPLIIHQLRCNGVLEGIRICRKGFPSRILYGDFKQRYKVLNASAIPAGEFIDSKKASEKLLGSIDIDHAQYRFGHTKVFFKAGLLGVLEEMRDDKLAQLITRTQARCRGYLMRIEFKKMVERRDACFVIQYNVRSFMSVKHWPWMKLYFKIKPLLQSAETEKEMANMKEEFVKTKEALVKSEARKKELEEKMVALLQEKNDLQLQCQSENENLADAEERCEGLIKSKIHLEAKIKELTERLEDEEESNAELTAKKRKLEDECSELKKDIDDLELTLAKVEKEKHATENKVKNLTEEMSSLDENITKVTKEKKALQEAHQQTLDDLQAEEDKVSSLTKAKTKLEQQVDDLEGSLEQEKKLRLDLERSKRKLEGDLKLSQETVMDLENDKQQTEERLKKKDFEINQLQGKMEDEQSLGSQLQKKIKELQARIEELEEEIEAERAARAKVEKQRSDLSRELEEISERLEEAGGATSAQIEMNKKREAEFQKMRRDLEESTLQHEATAAALRKKHADSVAELGEQIDNLQRVKQKLEKEKSEFKMEVDDLASNLENVSKSKANLEKVSRVLEDQLSEIKAKDDEHQRLLNDLTMQRARFQTEN